The Canis lupus dingo isolate Sandy chromosome 8, ASM325472v2, whole genome shotgun sequence genome has a segment encoding these proteins:
- the PTGDR gene encoding prostaglandin D2 receptor: protein MRPPLYRCHNTTSVEKGNSATMGAVLFSAGLLGNLLALGLLARSGLGSCRPRPPPSVFCVLVCGLTVTDLLGKSLVSPFVLAAYAQNRSLWGLAPASGSSLCQAFAFFMSFFGLASTLQLLAMALECWLSLGHPFFYRRHITLRRGALVAPIVGAFCLVFCALPFAGFGKFVQYCPGTWCFIQMMHEERSWSVLGYSALYASLMALLVLAIVLCNLSAMRNLYAMHRRLRQRPRSGARDRAEPGADERDAAAQPLEELDHLLLLALMTVLFTMCSLPLIYRAYYGAFKTVHEKDGNTEEVEDLRALRFLSVISIVDPWIFIIFRTPVFQMFFHKIFIRPLMYRNWPSNSCRTNMESSL, encoded by the exons ATGCGGCCGCCGCTCTACCGCTGCCACAACACCACCTCGGTGGAGAAGGGCAACTCGGCGACGATGGGCGCGGTGCTCTTCAGCGCAGGTCTCCTGGGCAACCTGCTGGCCCTGGGGCTGCTGGCGCGCTCCGGGCTGGGCTCGTGccggccgcgcccgccgccctcGGTCTTCTGCGTGCTGGTGTGCGGCCTGACGGTCACAGACTTGCTGGGCAAGTCCCTCGTGAGCCCTTTCGTGCTGGCCGCCTACGCGCAGAACCGGAGCCTGTGGGGACTGGCGCCCGCGTCGGGCAGCTCGCTGTGCCAAGCCTTCGCCTTCTTCATGTCCTTCTTTGGGCTCGCCTCGACGCTGCAGCTCCTGGCCATGGCCCTGGAGTGCTGGCTGTCTTTGGGGCACCCCTTCTTCTACCGACGGCACATCACCCTGCGCCGCGGCGCGCTCGTGGCGCCCATCGTGGGCGCCTTCTGCCTGGTTTTCTGCGCGCTGCCCTTCGCGGGCTTCGGGAAGTTCGTGCAGTACTGTCCTGGCACCTGGTGCTTCATCCAGATGATGCACGAGGAGCGCTCGTGGTCGGTGCTGGGCTACTCAGCGCTCTACGCCAGCCTCATGGCGCTGCTGGTCCTCGCCATCGTGCTGTGCAACTTGAGCGCCATGCGCAACCTCTACGCCATGCACCGGCGGCTGCGGCAGCGCCCGCGCTCGGGCGCCCGGGACCGCGCGGAGCCGGGCGCGGACGAGAGGGACGCGGCGGCGCAGCCCCTGGAGGAGCTGGAccacctgctgctgctggcccTCATGACCGTGCTCTTCACTATGTGCTCCCTGCCTTTAATA tatCGTGCTTACTATGGAGCATTTAAAACTGTCCATGAGAAAGATGGAAACACTGAAGAAGTGGAAGACCTCCGAGCCTTGCGTTTTCTATCTGTAATCTCCATTGTGGATCCTTggattttcataattttcagaaCACCAGTATTTCAGATGTTTTTCCACAAGATTTTCATAAGGCCTCTTATGTACAGAAACTGGCCGAGCAATTCGTGCCGAACGAACATGGAGTCCAGTCTGTAA